The Pan paniscus chromosome 1, NHGRI_mPanPan1-v2.0_pri, whole genome shotgun sequence genome has a segment encoding these proteins:
- the LOC112440841 gene encoding small ribosomal subunit protein uS5-like, with translation MVDDTSAAGGPGGPGGPGMGNCGGFRGGFGSGIRGQGRGRGRGRGRGCGARGGKAEDKEWMPVTKLGCLVKDMKIKSLEEIYLFSLPIKESEIIDFLLGASLKDEVLKIMPVQTQTRAGQHTRFKAFVAIGDYNGHVGLGVKCSKEVATAIHGAIILAKLSIVPVRRGYWGNKIGKPHTVPCKVTGCCGSALVHLIPVPRGTGIVSAPVPKKLLMMAGIDDCYTSAWGCTATLGNFAKATFDAISKTYSYLTPDLWKETVFTKSPDQEFTDHLIKTHTRVSVQQTQAPAVATT, from the coding sequence ATGGTGGATGACACCAGTGCAGCGGGGGGGCCCGGAGGCCCTGGCGGCCCTGGGATGGGGAACTGCGGTGGCTTCCGCGGAGGTTTCGGCAGTGGCATCCGGGGCCAGGGTCGCGGCCGTGGACGGGGCCGGGGCCGAGGCTGCGGAGCTCGCGGAGGCAAGGCCGAGGATAAGGAGTGGATGCCCGTCACCAAGCTGGGCTGCTTGGTCAAGGACATGAAGATCAAGTCCCTGGAGGAGATCTATCTCTTCTCCCTGCCCATTAAGGAATCAGAGATCATTGACTTTCTCCTGGGGGCCTCTCTCAAGGATGAGGTTTTGAAGATTATGCCAGTGCAGACGCAGACCCGTGCTGGCCAGCACACCAGGTTCAAGGCGTTTGTTGCTATCGGGGACTACAATGGCCACGTCGGTCTGGGTGTTAAGTGCTCCAAGGAGGTGGCCACCGCCATCCATGGGGCCATCATCCTGGCCAAGCTCTCCATTGTCCCCGTGCGCAGAGGCTACTGGGGGAACAAGATCGGCAAGCCCCACACCGTCCCTTGCAAGGTGACAGGCTGCTGCGGCTCTGCGCTGGTGCACCTCATCCCTGTACCCAGGGGCACTGGCATTGTCTCTGCACCTGTGCCCAAGAAGCTGCTCATGATGGCTGGTATCGATGACTGCTACACCTCAGCCTGGGGCTGCACTGCCACCCTGGGCAACTTTGCCAAGGCCACCTTTGATGCCATTTCTAAGACCTACAGCTACCTGACCCCCGACCTCTGGAAGGAGACTGTATTCACCAAGTCTCCCGATCAGGAATTCACTGACCACCTCATCAAGACCCACACCAGAGTCTCTGTGCAGCAGACCcaggctccagctgtggctacaaCATAG